The Solibacillus sp. FSL W7-1436 genome window below encodes:
- a CDS encoding DUF4153 domain-containing protein, whose protein sequence is MRFNRIFQQFAGITDAIKAFPLATVLLVVLFIVNVAEISGTVTNYDKWLAALVVAVFAASVADLFAKRVLTYSIAIIFTGLFFWISNSNDLILAIQTGIVVSALMMGFIWLGKENFSARFFHIFKSILITAFFSIVIFVGLMLVYAAINYLLFPVSSHIIEYIAATVFGLFTPLFFLSLTLKEEESAHILEVLISYVIVPLTMVYALILVIYIALHFTDWSENLLEPLLVFFVTTVLVVYFLSNVIENGLTKWFRLIFPKVLLVIVLYQLVVSIMKIGEAGITHGRYFVILFGVFAITIAVILTFMPKKQWLVAPIFIGFSLLSVIPPVDAFTISKHNQETLLQERLQSLGMYDGEVQPNPDISKEDKQFITEKFDYLQRMDYDITWLPDQPFDKIFGFSQQYKDYTNEVYYTTNLDWDEPVITDIDQYDYFVQVSASQNSMHRRFELANNMQLRLQKDQLVLEKDEQELLAWPLEELDILLTSNYRELSVEEATVIAENDRAKLQIIVQNAQSHRNQRYAELYVFVQVKE, encoded by the coding sequence ATGAGGTTTAATCGAATCTTTCAACAATTTGCAGGAATAACCGATGCAATCAAAGCATTTCCACTAGCTACTGTGCTCTTAGTCGTTTTATTCATCGTGAATGTAGCAGAAATTAGCGGTACTGTGACAAACTATGATAAATGGTTGGCAGCACTTGTTGTTGCTGTATTCGCGGCATCTGTAGCAGACTTATTTGCCAAACGTGTCCTAACATACAGCATCGCAATCATTTTTACAGGTCTTTTCTTTTGGATCAGCAACTCCAATGATCTCATATTAGCGATCCAAACAGGCATTGTGGTAAGTGCGCTCATGATGGGCTTTATATGGCTCGGCAAAGAAAATTTCAGTGCACGTTTTTTCCATATTTTCAAAAGCATACTCATCACAGCCTTCTTCTCCATCGTTATCTTTGTTGGATTAATGCTTGTTTATGCAGCGATCAATTATTTACTGTTTCCAGTTAGTTCACATATCATCGAGTATATAGCGGCTACTGTATTTGGATTGTTTACTCCATTATTCTTCCTGTCACTGACGCTGAAGGAAGAAGAGTCAGCCCATATTCTTGAGGTGTTGATTTCGTACGTCATTGTACCGCTGACAATGGTGTATGCTTTGATTTTAGTGATTTATATTGCCCTGCATTTCACCGACTGGTCGGAAAATCTGCTCGAGCCATTACTAGTATTTTTCGTGACAACTGTGCTCGTCGTGTACTTTTTAAGCAACGTAATCGAAAATGGATTAACGAAATGGTTCCGTCTCATTTTCCCGAAAGTATTACTTGTCATTGTGCTTTATCAACTCGTTGTCTCCATCATGAAAATTGGTGAAGCCGGGATTACGCATGGCCGATATTTCGTTATTTTATTCGGTGTATTTGCCATTACCATCGCAGTGATTCTTACATTCATGCCGAAAAAGCAATGGCTTGTTGCACCGATTTTTATCGGGTTTAGTTTACTTTCTGTCATCCCGCCTGTTGATGCCTTTACGATTAGTAAACACAATCAGGAAACTCTGCTGCAGGAGCGGTTGCAATCGCTCGGTATGTATGATGGGGAAGTTCAACCAAATCCCGATATTTCTAAGGAAGATAAGCAATTCATTACAGAGAAATTCGATTATTTACAGCGGATGGATTATGACATTACGTGGCTACCTGATCAACCTTTTGATAAAATCTTTGGTTTCTCGCAGCAATATAAAGATTATACGAATGAAGTGTATTATACGACGAACTTAGATTGGGATGAACCGGTTATTACCGACATTGATCAATACGATTATTTTGTGCAAGTATCCGCTTCACAAAATTCAATGCACCGACGATTTGAATTAGCCAACAATATGCAGCTCCGTTTACAAAAGGACCAGCTCGTGTTAGAGAAAGACGAGCAGGAGCTTTTAGCATGGCCGTTGGAGGAACTAGACATCCTCTTAACAAGTAATTACAGAGAGTTATCCGTAGAGGAAGCTACTGTAATCGCAGAAAACGACCGCGCAAAGCTGCAAATCATCGTACAAAATGCTCAATCCCACCGCAATCAACGCTATGCGGAGTTATATGTTTTTGTGCAGGTGAAGGAATAG
- the glpX gene encoding class II fructose-bisphosphatase produces MSNKIKNFEEQFIKVTEAAALETLPWIGRGNKIAADNAGTSAMRRTLNRLPIETTVVIGEGEMDEAPMLYIGEKLGKDSLLQLDLAVDPIEGTTLVAKGMNDAMAVLAVAPKDTLLRAPDIYMKKIACGKGAKGAINLADSLTVNMHRVAKALNKNIKDLTVMIQDRPRHEEWVQEVLLEGARVKLFHEVDITGVLATSLEHCEVDLFIGVGGAPEGVIAAVAQKNLGGDFQGMLVPDEAQYDRCVSMGIEDPHQIWTIDELVKSDESLFCATGITDGLILNGVKTVGDLTKTHSLVVESNTHQFVVGEYNTLATNA; encoded by the coding sequence ATGTCGAATAAAATAAAGAATTTTGAAGAACAGTTTATTAAAGTAACAGAGGCAGCAGCACTTGAAACATTGCCATGGATCGGACGAGGGAATAAAATTGCTGCAGACAATGCAGGGACGAGCGCAATGCGCAGAACGTTAAACCGCCTTCCGATTGAAACAACGGTTGTGATTGGCGAGGGGGAAATGGACGAAGCCCCGATGCTCTACATTGGTGAAAAGTTAGGGAAGGATAGTCTTCTCCAGCTGGATTTGGCCGTTGATCCAATTGAAGGGACAACCTTAGTCGCAAAAGGTATGAATGATGCGATGGCGGTATTGGCAGTCGCGCCGAAAGATACGCTTTTACGCGCTCCGGATATATATATGAAAAAAATCGCATGCGGTAAAGGTGCAAAGGGTGCCATTAATCTGGCGGATTCGTTAACGGTAAATATGCATCGTGTAGCTAAAGCACTTAATAAGAACATTAAGGATTTAACGGTGATGATTCAGGACCGTCCGCGTCATGAAGAGTGGGTTCAGGAAGTACTGCTTGAAGGTGCAAGGGTGAAGCTATTCCACGAAGTTGATATTACGGGAGTTCTGGCTACTTCGCTGGAGCATTGTGAAGTCGATTTATTCATCGGGGTAGGCGGTGCTCCTGAGGGAGTGATTGCAGCAGTTGCCCAAAAAAACTTAGGTGGAGACTTCCAGGGGATGCTTGTACCGGACGAAGCTCAATATGATCGATGCGTCAGTATGGGAATAGAAGACCCGCATCAAATATGGACAATCGATGAACTGGTAAAATCGGATGAATCATTGTTTTGTGCAACAGGCATTACAGACGGCCTCATTTTGAATGGTGTTAAAACAGTGGGAGATCTGACGAAGACACATAGTTTAGTAGTAGAATCCAACACACACCAATTTGTAGTGGGAGAATATAATACACTTGCTACGAACGCCTAG
- the dhaL gene encoding dihydroxyacetone kinase subunit DhaL, with the protein MGFSVQQFKTFLLNVASMVEEKKEYLCELDRKIGDGDHGVTMSIGWQAIKKELESTLADEEDCAVISSKIGRTFLSAVGSSVGPLYATGFMRGAKVLKESDISQDDTWCNYWIAFIDGVHERGSAEIGDKTMMDALLPAKAQLVSEENKGLSMVEVFELAVESALDGAAKTKDMLSKRGRSSRLGERSIGNQDPGATSVAYVLEEYLKSLKTAVQV; encoded by the coding sequence ATGGGATTTTCAGTACAGCAATTTAAAACTTTTTTATTGAATGTAGCTTCTATGGTTGAAGAAAAAAAGGAATATTTATGTGAATTGGATCGTAAAATTGGCGATGGCGATCATGGCGTTACGATGTCAATCGGGTGGCAAGCCATTAAAAAAGAATTGGAAAGTACATTAGCTGATGAAGAGGATTGTGCAGTGATCAGTTCCAAAATCGGACGCACATTTTTAAGTGCTGTCGGCTCATCAGTCGGCCCGCTATATGCGACAGGATTTATGCGAGGGGCAAAAGTGCTGAAAGAGAGCGATATTTCTCAAGACGATACATGGTGCAACTATTGGATTGCCTTTATCGATGGTGTTCATGAGCGCGGTTCAGCTGAAATTGGCGATAAAACGATGATGGACGCACTTCTGCCAGCAAAGGCGCAGTTAGTTTCAGAAGAAAATAAAGGCTTAAGCATGGTCGAAGTGTTCGAGTTAGCGGTTGAAAGTGCATTGGATGGTGCGGCAAAAACGAAAGACATGCTTTCAAAAAGAGGGCGTTCAAGTCGTTTAGGAGAGCGATCTATCGGTAATCAAGACCCGGGCGCTACATCTGTCGCTTACGTACTCGAGGAATATTTGAAGTCTTTAAAAACTGCAGTGCAAGTATAA
- a CDS encoding dihydroxyacetone kinase subunit DhaK yields MKKIINDPNNVVDEMIEGYVKSYPQHVQLLEENNRAIVAVKKEEKDKVGILIGGGSGHEPAFMGYVGYGMADGVAVGNIFASPSPDPIIEVSKKIDTGQGVVYIYGNYAGDLMNFGMAAEIVELEEDIKVQSIIVKDDVASAPKEEAHKRRGIAGEFFVTKVAGASSEKGYAFDDVVRVTEEMNNNIRTMGVGLTPCALPQTGMPSFELAADEMEIGLGHHGEPGVEKGKLQTADQIVSRLVNDILEDMPLDKGENVAVLVNGLGSTTNMELYIMFRKVEEILTGKGITIHRSYVGDYSTSLEMGGASITIAKLTDELAQLIDFTADCPMFTQI; encoded by the coding sequence ATGAAAAAAATTATAAACGATCCGAATAATGTTGTCGATGAGATGATCGAAGGATATGTAAAATCTTATCCGCAACATGTTCAATTATTGGAAGAAAATAACCGGGCGATTGTTGCTGTTAAAAAAGAAGAAAAAGATAAAGTAGGAATCTTGATCGGAGGCGGATCAGGCCATGAACCCGCATTTATGGGGTATGTCGGCTATGGAATGGCGGACGGTGTAGCGGTAGGAAATATTTTTGCTTCACCATCCCCAGATCCGATTATTGAGGTTTCGAAAAAAATCGATACTGGTCAAGGTGTTGTCTACATTTACGGGAACTATGCCGGGGATTTGATGAATTTTGGCATGGCAGCAGAAATTGTAGAACTGGAAGAGGATATAAAAGTACAAAGCATTATCGTAAAAGATGATGTAGCCTCCGCACCAAAAGAGGAAGCTCATAAAAGACGCGGAATTGCCGGCGAGTTTTTTGTAACGAAGGTGGCTGGTGCGTCTTCTGAAAAAGGCTACGCTTTCGATGATGTTGTGCGAGTAACAGAAGAAATGAACAACAATATACGTACAATGGGTGTAGGCCTTACACCGTGCGCATTGCCGCAAACAGGTATGCCAAGCTTTGAACTGGCGGCTGACGAAATGGAAATTGGTCTGGGTCATCATGGCGAGCCAGGAGTGGAAAAGGGGAAGCTCCAAACAGCAGATCAGATTGTAAGCAGATTAGTTAATGACATTTTAGAGGATATGCCTCTTGATAAAGGGGAGAATGTTGCCGTTTTAGTGAATGGATTAGGTTCTACTACGAATATGGAACTGTACATTATGTTTAGAAAAGTAGAAGAGATCCTCACAGGAAAAGGCATTACAATCCACCGTTCTTATGTAGGTGATTACAGTACATCTTTAGAAATGGGTGGAGCTTCTATTACAATAGCGAAACTGACGGATGAGTTAGCGCAGTTAATTGATTTCACAGCCGATTGTCCAATGTTTACTCAAATTTAA
- a CDS encoding RpiB/LacA/LacB family sugar-phosphate isomerase has protein sequence MKIGLGSDHNAHSLKIQLCKHIEELGHEVVDYGSNDSCTAVDYPGVAFRVATAINDKELDRGILLCGTGLGMAIAACKVPGIRAATTHDVYSAERACKSNNAQIITLGEKVIGVELAKKVVEVYIESTFPGGDSARKVQQIVNQEQAFYAKG, from the coding sequence ATGAAGATTGGATTAGGGTCAGACCATAATGCTCATAGTCTGAAGATTCAGTTATGTAAACATATAGAAGAATTAGGTCATGAAGTGGTAGATTACGGATCAAATGATAGCTGTACAGCGGTTGATTATCCGGGGGTAGCCTTCAGAGTGGCAACAGCCATCAACGACAAAGAATTGGATCGAGGGATATTACTTTGTGGAACCGGTCTCGGAATGGCAATTGCAGCATGTAAAGTGCCGGGCATTCGTGCAGCGACAACTCATGACGTATATTCGGCTGAACGTGCATGTAAAAGCAACAATGCACAAATTATTACATTAGGTGAAAAAGTTATCGGAGTGGAGCTGGCAAAGAAAGTTGTAGAAGTATATATTGAATCAACTTTCCCAGGGGGAGATTCGGCCCGAAAAGTCCAGCAGATTGTCAACCAAGAACAGGCGTTTTATGCAAAGGGGTAG
- a CDS encoding MFS transporter: protein MENNLQLKSIGKIGMDKKMLVGYIGVLFFMIGDGLEQGWLSPYLTEQGLTVQNVATLLSIYGLAVAFASWLSGVLAEIYGPRKMMICGLSLFVAGTLTFLIIGIPTGNLAVMIPTYALRGLGYPLFAYSFLVWITYYAPKERLGTAVGWFWVAFAGGLNMVGAYYSSFALPILGEMLTLWSALVFTTIGALFGILLCKPVIANDNSADKKSLKQILKGITIAFERPKVGLGGIVRMINTSGAYGLVVFLPAYMMSAGFTMAQWLQIYGALWASNVVFNLIWGAVADRIGWRETIMWIGGIGCAVFMASLYYVPHFFGANYLIMNLVAIGFGACLAAYVPLSALIPSLAPENRGAAMSILNLGAGLSSFAGPAIAGALIGGIGVVGVIWTYVCMHLISTVLMIFVKLPEKNAQESDQLDLAPEV from the coding sequence ATGGAAAATAATTTACAGCTGAAATCCATCGGGAAAATCGGAATGGATAAAAAAATGTTAGTCGGTTATATTGGGGTACTCTTCTTTATGATTGGTGATGGTTTGGAACAGGGTTGGCTTTCTCCATACTTGACCGAGCAAGGGTTGACTGTACAAAATGTTGCAACCTTACTGAGTATATATGGTTTGGCGGTTGCATTTGCTTCATGGCTATCAGGGGTGTTGGCAGAAATTTATGGACCGCGGAAAATGATGATCTGCGGATTATCACTATTCGTTGCAGGAACGCTCACTTTTTTGATTATCGGAATTCCAACAGGCAATTTAGCGGTTATGATACCTACATATGCTTTACGTGGACTTGGTTATCCGTTATTTGCTTATTCGTTTCTAGTATGGATTACGTATTATGCACCTAAAGAAAGATTAGGGACAGCTGTAGGTTGGTTCTGGGTAGCATTTGCTGGTGGACTGAATATGGTTGGTGCTTATTATTCAAGCTTTGCTTTACCGATTTTAGGAGAAATGTTGACACTTTGGAGTGCGTTAGTGTTTACGACAATCGGCGCTTTATTCGGGATTTTGCTTTGTAAGCCGGTAATTGCTAATGATAATTCAGCTGATAAAAAATCGCTGAAACAAATTTTAAAAGGAATTACGATTGCTTTTGAACGTCCAAAAGTCGGACTGGGCGGTATTGTCCGGATGATTAATACTTCCGGTGCCTATGGATTAGTCGTTTTTTTACCGGCGTATATGATGAGTGCCGGATTTACGATGGCACAGTGGCTTCAAATCTACGGTGCACTGTGGGCCAGTAATGTAGTGTTCAATTTGATTTGGGGTGCGGTGGCAGACCGGATCGGTTGGAGAGAAACAATCATGTGGATTGGCGGAATCGGCTGTGCGGTCTTTATGGCTTCTCTTTATTATGTGCCGCATTTCTTTGGTGCCAATTACTTAATAATGAACTTGGTGGCAATCGGTTTTGGGGCATGCTTGGCGGCATATGTACCGTTATCTGCCTTAATCCCATCTTTAGCTCCAGAAAACCGTGGGGCGGCCATGTCTATTTTGAATTTAGGTGCAGGCTTAAGCTCCTTCGCGGGTCCGGCAATTGCTGGAGCATTAATCGGAGGCATCGGGGTAGTCGGCGTTATTTGGACATATGTGTGCATGCATTTAATCAGTACCGTATTGATGATTTTTGTGAAGCTTCCTGAAAAAAATGCGCAGGAAAGCGATCAATTGGACTTAGCGCCAGAAGTATAA
- a CDS encoding MDR/zinc-dependent alcohol dehydrogenase-like family protein, with product MKSVVEIPEKMKAVVAYAPGDYRLEEVDVPKLEDGEILVKVEACGICAGDVKAFEGAPSFWGDADQPAYIKAPMIPGHEFIGRIVALGNNVKGDFKVGDRVISEQIVPCEKCRFCKKGQYWMCQKHDLYGFQSNVNGGMAQYMKFTKEGINYHVPEELPIEKAILIEPYACSYHAVQRAKIELEDIVVLAGAGTLGLGMIGAIKKSGPAKLIVLDLFDDRLELAKKFGADMVLNPSKDDVYQIISDLTEGYGCDVYIEATGAQKSVEQGLKLIRKLGRFVEFSVFKDPVTVDWSIISDRKELDIYGSHLGPYCYEPVIKGILNGDLPTEGVVTHTLPLEKFSEGFELVSSGQKSLKVVLDPFA from the coding sequence ATGAAATCGGTTGTAGAAATTCCAGAAAAAATGAAAGCGGTTGTTGCTTACGCTCCAGGAGATTATCGTTTGGAGGAAGTAGATGTACCTAAATTAGAAGATGGCGAAATACTGGTAAAAGTAGAGGCATGTGGAATCTGTGCAGGTGATGTAAAAGCGTTTGAAGGTGCACCGAGCTTTTGGGGAGACGCGGATCAGCCGGCTTACATTAAAGCCCCTATGATACCCGGACATGAATTTATTGGACGTATTGTCGCACTTGGCAACAATGTGAAGGGTGACTTTAAAGTTGGGGACCGGGTAATCTCGGAACAGATTGTCCCTTGTGAGAAATGCAGATTTTGTAAAAAAGGTCAGTATTGGATGTGTCAAAAGCATGATCTATACGGCTTCCAATCTAATGTAAATGGCGGCATGGCACAATATATGAAATTTACAAAAGAAGGGATCAACTACCATGTTCCTGAGGAGCTGCCGATAGAGAAAGCTATTTTAATCGAACCGTATGCATGTTCCTATCATGCGGTGCAACGGGCAAAGATAGAGTTAGAGGATATTGTTGTTTTAGCAGGAGCAGGTACATTAGGTTTAGGAATGATCGGTGCCATTAAAAAATCAGGTCCGGCAAAGCTTATCGTTCTTGATTTATTTGATGACCGCCTGGAGCTGGCTAAAAAGTTTGGTGCAGACATGGTGTTGAATCCTAGTAAAGATGATGTCTATCAAATTATTTCGGATTTAACAGAGGGCTATGGCTGTGATGTCTATATAGAAGCAACAGGAGCGCAGAAGTCTGTTGAGCAAGGTTTGAAATTGATCAGAAAACTTGGTCGCTTCGTGGAGTTTAGCGTATTCAAAGATCCTGTAACGGTAGATTGGTCCATCATTTCCGACCGAAAAGAGCTGGACATTTACGGATCGCATTTAGGGCCGTATTGCTATGAACCGGTTATTAAAGGAATTTTAAATGGGGATTTACCGACAGAAGGTGTTGTCACACATACCTTACCATTAGAAAAGTTTTCAGAAGGTTTTGAATTAGTAAGCTCTGGCCAAAAGTCATTGAAAGTTGTATTAGATCCATTTGCATAG
- a CDS encoding DeoR/GlpR family DNA-binding transcription regulator, with translation MKKAFGYERQQIILEKLDEQNSITIKELTALLNVSEATLRSDLRKLEEKKLLMRTHGGAMAVDHNIPDTSFSARQSKNKSEKVKIARAAFKKIKNNQCIMLDASSTALELAILLKETNLRLTVVTSGLKVAIELTDLPNITVIILGGIVKQGSYSIEGTLCKEILNTIHVDHLFVSANGFSIESGFTDFNVYEVELKKLMVQASKEVTMLLDYSKIDKSSIAAFAQIQEINTFITDRSLPSKYVDFFKQNDVQLMIAES, from the coding sequence ATGAAAAAAGCTTTTGGGTACGAAAGGCAACAAATTATTTTAGAAAAATTAGACGAACAAAATAGTATTACAATTAAAGAACTGACCGCCCTTCTCAATGTATCAGAAGCCACATTAAGAAGCGATTTAAGGAAATTGGAAGAGAAAAAATTATTAATGCGTACTCACGGGGGTGCCATGGCGGTTGACCACAATATACCGGATACAAGTTTTTCTGCCCGCCAATCAAAAAATAAGAGTGAAAAAGTGAAAATTGCACGTGCCGCTTTCAAAAAAATAAAAAATAACCAATGCATCATGCTGGATGCCAGCTCCACTGCGCTGGAATTGGCCATTCTCCTAAAGGAAACAAACCTTCGCTTAACCGTTGTCACAAGCGGATTGAAAGTGGCAATTGAGTTAACGGATTTACCGAATATTACCGTTATCATATTGGGTGGGATTGTCAAACAAGGATCCTATTCAATCGAGGGGACGTTATGTAAGGAGATATTAAACACAATTCATGTAGATCATCTATTCGTCTCAGCAAATGGTTTTTCTATAGAATCAGGATTTACAGACTTCAATGTATACGAAGTAGAACTGAAAAAACTAATGGTTCAAGCCTCCAAAGAAGTTACAATGCTACTGGATTATTCAAAAATCGATAAAAGTTCAATAGCTGCATTTGCTCAAATCCAAGAAATCAATACATTTATAACCGACAGAAGCCTGCCTTCCAAATACGTGGATTTCTTTAAACAAAACGATGTCCAGCTAATGATTGCCGAATCGTAA
- a CDS encoding transposase yields MTIVKQISLFDIQELLDLESSRRFDAIFSTFDVQPIFQLFSKKTLRGAPRECNYGAMIQSLIIRIVERIPTVKDLVKRLVNAPLFRLDCGFLVSDSVPSEASYSRMIRVISESDVMDTMQDELIQTAFIEGFLCDEHLGFDATHFEARDASKPSEKKEAAPPKKRGRKSKEEHAAWLTEQAEIEANLTTYEKKLEAQLTIPANILWRDIPIEPNWGIKKNSEGKNTFWYGFKGHLAVSTKSQYIVARLMSSGNLSDSKAAIPLLKKVAELVPNHFTTAIFDAGYDYEPIYRQALSQTMRAVIPYNVRREGEIIGLDQHFRPTCVREHSYCYDSFDEKYRTLKFTRPKECETCPLREDSLCQKVFKIKCETDIRKYTYPARGSELWKKLYKERTAVERVNAYLKQFFQLNNIRHRTGRKAKLHFNLVTFIYNACKLAVDRINAQLQALSEAA; encoded by the coding sequence ATGACTATTGTAAAACAAATTAGCCTTTTTGACATCCAAGAATTATTGGATTTGGAAAGTTCACGTCGTTTTGATGCCATTTTCTCAACATTCGATGTACAGCCAATTTTTCAGCTTTTTTCTAAAAAGACATTGCGTGGCGCTCCACGTGAATGTAACTATGGTGCGATGATTCAATCACTGATTATTCGGATCGTCGAACGCATTCCTACAGTAAAAGATTTAGTCAAACGTTTAGTCAACGCTCCTTTATTTCGTTTGGATTGCGGTTTTCTCGTTTCGGATTCAGTGCCATCTGAAGCGTCTTATTCACGGATGATTCGCGTGATTAGTGAGTCAGATGTAATGGATACGATGCAAGATGAACTCATTCAAACCGCCTTTATTGAAGGGTTTCTTTGTGATGAACATCTTGGTTTTGACGCCACACATTTTGAGGCTCGTGATGCGTCAAAGCCTTCTGAGAAAAAAGAAGCTGCACCACCGAAAAAACGTGGGCGTAAATCAAAGGAAGAACACGCTGCCTGGCTCACTGAACAAGCAGAAATCGAAGCGAATCTAACAACTTATGAAAAGAAACTAGAGGCGCAGTTAACGATTCCAGCTAACATACTCTGGCGGGATATCCCAATCGAGCCGAATTGGGGAATCAAGAAAAATAGCGAAGGTAAAAACACGTTCTGGTATGGCTTTAAAGGGCATTTAGCTGTGTCCACAAAAAGCCAATATATCGTTGCTCGTCTCATGTCTTCGGGCAACTTAAGTGATAGTAAAGCTGCGATTCCACTACTGAAAAAGGTAGCGGAATTAGTACCGAACCATTTTACAACGGCCATATTTGATGCAGGGTATGATTATGAGCCGATTTATCGCCAAGCACTTAGCCAAACAATGCGTGCCGTCATTCCTTATAATGTCCGGCGAGAAGGTGAAATAATTGGTTTGGATCAACATTTTCGACCAACATGTGTGCGTGAACATAGTTACTGTTACGACAGCTTTGATGAAAAATATCGTACCCTTAAATTCACACGACCTAAAGAATGTGAAACATGTCCATTACGCGAAGATTCGCTCTGTCAAAAGGTATTCAAAATCAAGTGCGAAACGGATATTCGCAAGTACACGTATCCAGCACGTGGCTCTGAACTATGGAAAAAACTTTACAAAGAACGGACAGCCGTTGAACGAGTGAATGCCTACTTAAAGCAATTCTTTCAGTTAAACAATATCCGTCACAGAACAGGTAGAAAAGCGAAACTGCATTTCAACCTCGTAACGTTTATTTATAATGCCTGCAAATTAGCAGTCGATCGTATCAATGCGCAATTACAGGCACTATCAGAAGCTGCATAA